In one Juglans regia cultivar Chandler chromosome 11, Walnut 2.0, whole genome shotgun sequence genomic region, the following are encoded:
- the LOC109014128 gene encoding phosphoserine aminotransferase 1, chloroplastic-like: protein MATSSHSLLLQNPNRALLKTPSRSILPTTHLNTLKLPTKLISIRCAATTQTQDHRPLAQTQSQDRVFNFAAGPATLPENVLLKAESELYNWHGSGMSVMEMSHRGKEFLSIIQKAESNLRTLLKIPSEYAVLFLQGGATTQFAAIPLNLVKPDEPVDYLVTGSWGDKAFKEAQKFSKAKVIWSGKSDKYTRIPSFEGLEQSPDAKYLHICANETIHGVEFKDYPTPKNGLLLADMSSNFCSKPVDVSKFGIIYAGAQKNVGPSGVTIVIIRKDLIGNAQEITPIMLEYKIHADNNSLYNTPPCYGIYMCGLVFEDLLAQGGLEEVEKKNKKKAELLYSAIDGSNGFYRCPVERSVRSLMNVPFTLEKPELEAEFVKEAAKEKMVQLKGHRSVGGMRASIYNAMPLAGVEKLVAFMKDFQSRHA, encoded by the coding sequence ATGGCAACCTCATCCCACTCTCTGCTCCTCCAGAACCCTAATCGTGCTCTTCTCAAAACCCCGTCGCGTTCCATCCTCCCCACCACCCACCTCAACACCCTCAAGCTCCCCACCAAGCTCATCTCAATCAGATGCGCCGCCACAACCCAAACCCAAGATCATCGCCCATTGGCCCAGACCCAATCCCAAGATCGAGTCTTCAACTTCGCAGCCGGACCCGCTACCCTCCCGGAGAACGTCCTCCTCAAGGCCGAGTCGGAGCTCTACAACTGGCACGGATCCGGCATGAGCGTCATGGAAATGAGCCACCGAGGTAAGGAGTTCCTCTCCATCATCCAAAAGGCCGAATCGAATCTCCGTACCCTTCTGAAAATCCCCTCCGAATACGCGGTCCTCTTTCTCCAGGGCGGCGCCACCACCCAGTTTGCTGCGATCCCTTTAAATCTGGTTAAACCCGACGAGCCGGTGGATTACCTGGTCACCGGGTCTTGGGGGGACAAGGCCTTCAAGGAAGCACAGAAGTTCAGTAAAGCCAAGGTGATCTGGTCCGGCAAATCGGATAAGTACACGAGAATCCCGTCATTCGAGGGGTTGGAGCAGAGCCCGGACGCCAAATATTTGCACATATGTGCCAACGAAACCATTCACGGTGTCGAGTTCAAGGACTACCCGACTCCGAAGAATGGCCTTCTGTTAGCCGATATGTCTTCGAATTTCTGTTCGAAGCCCGTGGATGTGTCGAAATTCGGAATCATATACGCTGGGGCCCAGAAGAACGTGGGTCCATCTGGGGTCACTATTGTCATCATCAGGAAGGATCTGATTGGGAATGCCCAGGAGATCACACCCATTATGCTAGAGTACAAGATCCACGCCGACAACAACTCGCTCTATAACACCCCTCCTTGCTACGGAATTTACATGTGTGGATTGGTGTTCGAGGACTTGTTGGCGCAAGGCGGATTGGAGGAGGTggaaaagaagaataagaagaaggcCGAGCTTCTGTACAGCGCGATCGATGGGAGCAATGGATTCTACAGGTGCCCAGTTGAGAGGTCGGTGAGGTCTTTGATGAACGTACCGTTCACGTTGGAGAAGCCGGAGCTGGAGGCGGAGTTTGTGAAGGAGGCGGCTAAGGAGAAGATGGTTCAGCTCAAGGGACATAGGTCGGTTGGGGGTATGCGTGCTTCCATATACAATGCTATGCCTTTGGCTGGGGTTGAAAAGTTGGTTGCTTTCATGAAAGATTTCCAGTCAAGGCATGCTTGA
- the LOC109014126 gene encoding protein GRIP: protein MSETMAAEGGDLAGALETHAEDALKSEKHSSDMSYTSNGNLVMENGLPDVNPCSNDTYDQMVQIVTDLRFQNEFLKSQFEGLRDFQSDSNASNQQTKASEIGDGESEDVKELREKIESLKGELVEEKQTRGAAEAALKHLTAAYSEADAKAQDLSSKLTEAQQKLDQEIKEREEKYSELDSKFSRLHKRAKQRIQDIQKEKDDLEARFREVSDAAERASSQQSSLQQELERTRQQANDALKAMDAERQQLRSTNNKLRDTIEELRRSLQPKESALEALQQSLLEKEQMLEDMRGLLQAADEKRQASIAELSAKHQKNLESLEAQLADAFSDRSKATETISALQVLVAEKESKIAEMDAASTGEAARLRASVETVKGELAHLKHEHEKEKESWEAASQTLRTKLEIAESNCIRAEIEAAKMRSHLESEVSAQARMLSTRDAELAVTKEEISRLENEFSSYKVRAHALLQKKDAELAASKESEQLKVLEEALNEAEKEVSSVSTQRDRALQDLQNALANHDKELKERDMILDNAKQQIKNLEIKLISANARHQSDKEAWEMNLQNLEETWRLRCEAMKAQNEASSGEDLQRELEELKLRYKILKEEHDSFRDLADRMIEEKDKEMAKLLDDNKNLHQSLESRPPVDYNDNYRTAMQKQDAQNASTNAAEQMILLLARQQAQREEELSQSQRHILALQEEIEELERENRLHSQQEAILKAELRNMERTQKREGVDMTYLKNVILKLLETGEVEALLPVIGMLLQFSPEEIQKCQQAYRNSTDVPPNPATDASGSARSLFSRFSFS, encoded by the exons ATGAGCGAGACAATGGCAGCCGAGGGAGGTGATTTGGCTGGAGCGTTGGAAACTCATGCAGAAGATGCTCTAAAATCTGAGAAACACTCATCTGACATGAGCTACACGAGCAATGGGAATCTTGTCATGGAAAATGGGTTGCCTGATGTCAACCCGTGTTCAAATGATACTTATGATCAGATGGTTCAAATAGTTACTGACCTAAGATTTCAGAATGAATTTTTGAAGTCCCAGTTTGAAGGTTTGAGGGATTTTCAATCGGATTCAAATGCGTCTAACCAACAAACGAAGGCAAGTGAGATTGGCGATGGGGAATCTGAAGATGTGAAAGAACTTCGTGAAAAGATAGAATCTTTGAAGGGAGAACTTGTGGAGGAAAAACAGACAAGGGGTGCAGCAGAAGCCGCTTTGAAGCATCTTACAGCGGCATACTCGGAGGCAGATGCAAAAGCCCAAGATCTCTCTTCAAAGCTCACTGAAG CTCAACAGAAGTTGgatcaagaaataaaagagcGTGAAGAGAAGTACTCTGAACTTGACTCGAAATTTAGCAGGCTTCACAAACGAGCTAAACAACGCATACAAGATATTCAAAAG GAAAAGGATGATCTTGAGGCTCGTTTTCGTGAAGTGAGTGATGCGGCTGAGCGAGCATCATCCCAACAGTCATCATTGCAGCAAGAGCTTGAGCGTACACGGCAGCAAGCGAATGATGCATTAAAAGCAATGGATGCAGAGAGGCAACAATTAAGGAGTACAAACAATAA ACTGCGAGACACTATTGAGGAATTGCGGCGTTCATTGCAACCAAAAGAGAGTGCTCTCGAGGCTTTGCAACAGTCACTATTGGAGAAGGAACAG ATGTTGGAAGACATGCGAGGACTATTACAAGCTGCGGATGAAAAGAGGCAAGCTTCAATAGCCGAGCTCTCTGCTAAACATCAGAAG AATCTGGAGAGTTTGGAAGCCCAACTTGCTGATGCATTCTCGGATAGAAGTAAAGCAACTGAAACTATTTCTGCATTACAG GTGCTAGTTGCCGAAAAAGAGTCTAAGATTGCAGAGATGGATGCAGCCTCAACTGGTGAAGCCGCTCGGCTTAGAGCTTCTGTGGAAACTGTAAAGGGAGAGCTTGCTCACCTAAAACATGAGCAC gagaaagaaaaggagagcTGGGAAGCTGCTTCGCAGACACTTAGAACCAAACTGGAAATTGCCGAGAGTAATTGTATACGTGCTGAAATTGAAGCAGCTAAAATGAGAA GCCATCTGGAATCTGAAGTGTCTGCTCAAGCCCGGATGCTAAGTACTAGAGATGCAGAATTAGCGGTCACGAAGGAGGAG ATCAGCCGCCTGGAAAATGAATTTTCTTCCTACAAGGTTCGTGCACATGCACTTCTCCAAAAGAAGGATGCAGAGCTAGCTGCATCTAAAGAATCTGAACAACTTAAAGTTCTTGAGGAAGCGCTAAAT GAGGCTGAAAAAGAAGTATCATCTGTCTCTACACAAAGGGATAGAGCCCTACAAGATCTTCAGAATGCTTTGGCTAATCATGATAAAGAACTCAAAGAAAG AGATATGATCCTTGACAATGCCAAGCAGCAGATTAAGAACTTGGAAATAAAGCTTATTTCTGCTAATGCTAGACACCAATCAGATAAGGAAGCATGGGAAATGAACCTTCAAAATTTAGAAGAAACATGGCGAT TGAGATGTGAGGCTATGAAGGCTCAAAACGAAGCATCTTCTGGGGAGGACCTGCAAAGAGAATTAGAGGAGCTCAAActacgttataaaatattaaag GAAGAGCATGACTCATTTCGCGATCTTGCTGATAGAATGATCGAGGAGAAGGACAAAGAGATGGCTAAACTTTTAGATGATAATAAGAATCTTCATCAATCTCTGGAATCTAGACCACCT GTTGATTACAATGATAACTACAGGACAG CCATGCAAAAGCAAGATGCACAGAATGCAAGCACTAATGCAGCTGAACAGATGATTCTG CTTTTGGCAAGGCAGCAAGCTCAGAGAGAGGAAGAGCTATCGCAGTCACAACGGCACATTTTAGCACTTCAA GAGGAAATTGAGGAGCTTGAACGTGAGAATCGTCTTCATAGCCAACAG GAAGCCATACTGAAAGCTGAGCTTCGTAACATGGAAAGAACGCAGAAGAGGGAAGGAGTAGATATGAcgtatttgaaaaatgttatcttaAAGCTTCTTGAAACCG GAGAAGTGGAGGCTCTACTACCAGTGATTGGGATGCTTCTTCAATTTAGTCCTGAGGAG ATTCAGAAGTGTCAACAAGCATACCGCAACTCTACAGATGTTCCACCAAACCCAGCCACTGATGCTTCAGGATCTGCCCGCTCTCTTTTCTCGAGATTCTCATTTTCTTAA
- the LOC109014129 gene encoding serine acetyltransferase 2-like produces the protein MACLSDESWVSLPKMLSERLSLREDQDEQERKRFIDSKIAQHRLEKFFPVYALGISRPDSDSVVSVFNSDDPLADPIWDAVKEEAKLEAEKEPILSSFLYASILSHDCLEQALGFVLANRLQNPTLLATQLMDIFCDVIMHDTSIRRSIRLDMQAFKDRDPACLSYCSVLLYLKGYHSLQVYRVAHALWSQGRKVLALALQSRISEVFGVDIHPAAKIGEGILLDHATGVVIGETAVVGNRVSLMHGVTLGGTGKEVGDRHPKVGEGALIGASANILGNIKIGKGAMVAAGSLVLKDIPPHSMVAGIPAKVIGYVDEQDPSLTMKHDASKEFFEHAAIIFKDGRSTGAQDRGRSNEGT, from the exons ATGGCTTGCCTGAGCGATGAGAGCTGGGTTTCTCTTCCTAAAATGCTGTCAGAGCGGCTCTCTCTTAGAGAAGACCAGGATGAGCAGGAAAGGAAGAGATTTATTGATTCCAAGATTGCCCAGCACCGGTTAGAGAAGTTTTTTCCTGTTTATGCATTGGGGATTTCAAGGCCCGACTCAGACTCTGTTGTGTCGGTTTTCAATTCGGATGACCCGCTTGCTGACCCTATTTGGGACGCTGTGAAAGAAGAGGCCAAGTTGGAG GCAGAAAAGGAGCCAATTTTGAGTAGCTTCTTGTATGCCAGTATATTGTCCCATGATTGCTTAGAGCAAGCCTTGGGGTTTGTTCTTGCGAATAGACTGCAGAATCCTACACTTTTGGCGACTCAGCTAATGGATATATTTTGTGATGTGATAATGCATGACACTAGTATTCGGCGTTCAATTCGCCTAGATATGCAG GCATTTAAAGACCGAGATCCTGCATGCTTGTCATATTGCTCAGTTCTGTTGTATCTTAAG GGATATCATTCTCTGCAAGTGTATCGAGTAGCACATGCCTTGTGGAGCCAAGGGCGCAAAGTATTGGCATTGGCATTACAAAGCCGAATCAGTGAG GTTTTTGGAGTTGACATACATCCAG CTGCGAAAATTGGAGAGGGAATATTACTGGATCATGCGACAGGTGTGGTTATTGGTGAAACTGCTGTCGTAGGAAACAGAGTTTCATTGATGCAT GGTGTAACTTTAGGAGGAACAGGAAAAGAAGTTGGTGATCGTCATCCAAAAGTAGGTGAAGGTGCACTAATTGGAGCTAGTGCAAATATACTTGGGAATATAAAAATAGGTAAAGGTGCGATGGTAGCTGCAGGATCCCTTGTGTTAAAAGACATCCCTCCCCACAG CATGGTGGCAGGAATACCAGCTAAAGTGATTGGATATGTAGATGAGCAAGATCCATCATTGACAATGAAGCATG ATGCTAGCAAAGAATTTTTTGAACATGCagcaattatttttaaagacgGAAGATCAACCG GAGCTCAAGACCGTGGAAGAAGTAATGAAGGCACTTAA
- the LOC109022318 gene encoding protein STRICTOSIDINE SYNTHASE-LIKE 6-like isoform X1 has product MADESKNPDSASQPKASGEMKTSWSFPLSMMALILLPVVAATLLYQLDSLDPAPLPPDLLTRHVVAVPASNNRMLRGSEPVGVRDLLGPEDVAYDPGSGVIYTGCADGWISRVTVNDSTVQKWINTGGRPLGIAVVRDDEVVVADPEKGLLKVKAADGTVELLTDEAEGQKFGTTDAVDVADNGMVYFTDASYKYRLHEFIWDILEGKPHGRLLSYDPATKRTKVLVRNLYFANGVAVSPDQNYVIFCETLARRCRKYHIQGKEKGKVSEFIDHLPGMPDNIRYDGEGHYWIALATGPTLSWHLAYRYPFVRKCIAMMEKYIGRPNMEKNGGALAVDLEGKPTAHYYDPGLSMVSSAIKIGHHLYCGSLVAPNIIRLNLRQHPAR; this is encoded by the exons ATGGCTGATGAGTCAAAGAACCCTGACTCAGCTTCCCAACCCAAGGCTTCTGGTGAAATGAAAACCTCATGGTCTTTCCCGCTTTCCATGATGGCATTAATATTACTCCCCGTTGTTGCCGCTACACTTCTTTATCAACTCGACTCGCTCGACCCGGCTCCTCTACCCCCCGACCTGCTGACTCGGCATGTCGTTGCCGTGCCGGCAAGTAACAACCGCATGCTCCGAGGATCGGAGCCCGTGGGCGTGCGGGACCTGTTGGGACCGGAAGATGTCGCTTACGATCCCGGCTCTGGAGTCATCTACACGGGCTGCGCTGACGGGTGGATCAGCCGGGTCACGGTGAACGACTCGACTGTGCAGAAATGGATAAACACCGGCGGAAGGCCTTTGGGAATCGCTGTTGTACGTGACGATGAAGTTGTGGTTGCTGATCCTGAAAAG GGCCTCCTGAAGGTGAAGGCTGCAGATGGGACAGTGGAGCTGTTGACAGATGAGGCTGAGGGACAAAAATTCGGAACGACAGACGCAGTAGATGTAGCAGATAATGGCATGGTTTATTTTACAGATGCTTCGTATAAATATAGATTGCATGAGTTCATTTGGGATATATTGGAGGGTAAGCCTCACGGTAGACTTTTGAGTTATGATCCAGCGACCAAGAGAACAAAGGTGCTGGTTCGCAATCTCTACTTTGCTAATGGAGTGGCAGTCTCGCCTGATCAAAATTACGTCATCTTCTGCGAAACCTTAGC GAGAAGGTGTAGAAAATATCATATACAAGgtaaggaaaaaggaaaagtcaGTGAATTTATTGATCATCTACCAGGCATGCCAGATAATATCCGATATGATGGAGAAGGCCACTACTGGATTGCATTGGCAACG GGGCCCACACTTTCATGGCATTTAGCATACAGATACCCTTTCGTCCGGAAGTGCATAGCAATGATGGAGAAGTACATAGGGCGACCAAATATGGAGAAGAATGGAGGGGCTCTTGCCGTTGATTTGGAAGGAAAACCAACAGCTCACTACTATGATCCTGGACTGTCAATGGTTTCAAGTGCGATCAAGATCGGACATCATTTGTACTGTGGATCCCTTGTTGCCCCCAACATTATCCGCCTCAATTTGAGACAACATCCTGCCAGATAG
- the LOC109022318 gene encoding protein STRICTOSIDINE SYNTHASE-LIKE 6-like isoform X2, with the protein MADSKIPHSASRTKASSEKENSWSFTVFMAVLLPIFAAIVLYQLDSFDPAPLPPDLLTRHVIAVPASNNRMLRGSEPLGAGHLLGPEDVAYDPISGVIYTGCADGWISRVTVNDSTVQKWINTGGRPLGIAVVRDDEVWVADPEKGLLKVKAADGTVELLTDEAEGQKFGTTDAVDVADNGMVYFTDASYKYRLHEFIWDILEGKPHGRLLSYDPATKRTKVLVRNLYFANGVAVSPDQNYVIFCETLARRCRKYHIQGKEKGKVSEFIDHLPGMPDNIRYDGEGHYWIALATGPTLSWHLAYRYPFVRKCIAMMEKYIGRPNMEKNGGALAVDLEGKPTAHYYDPGLSMVSSAIKIGHHLYCGSLVAPNIIRLNLRQHPAR; encoded by the exons ATGGCCGATTCGAAGATCCCCCACTCAGCTTCACGAACCAAGGCTTCTAGCGAAAAAGAAAACTCATGGTCTTTCACGGTTTTTATGGCGGTATTGCTCCCCATTTTTGCTGCCATAGTTCTTTATCAACTGGACTCGTTCGACCCGGCTCCTCTACCCCCGGACCTGCTGACTCGGCACGTTATTGCCGTGCCGGCAAGTAACAATCGTATGCTCCGAGGATCGGAGCCCTTGGGTGCGGGCCATTTGTTGGGACCGGAAGATGTCGCTTACGATCCCATCTCCGGAGTCATCTACACGGGCTGCGCAGATGGGTGGATCAGCCGGGTCACGGTGAACGACTCGACGGTGCAGAAATGGATAAACACCGGAGGCAGACCGTTGGGAATCGCTGTTGTACGTGACGACGAAGTTTGGGTTGCTGATCCCGAAAAG GGCCTCCTGAAGGTGAAGGCTGCAGATGGGACAGTGGAGCTGTTGACAGATGAGGCTGAGGGACAAAAATTCGGAACGACAGACGCAGTAGATGTAGCAGATAATGGCATGGTTTATTTTACAGATGCTTCGTATAAATATAGATTGCATGAGTTCATTTGGGATATATTGGAGGGTAAGCCTCACGGTAGACTTTTGAGTTATGATCCAGCGACCAAGAGAACAAAGGTGCTGGTTCGCAATCTCTACTTTGCTAATGGAGTGGCAGTCTCGCCTGATCAAAATTACGTCATCTTCTGCGAAACCTTAGC GAGAAGGTGTAGAAAATATCATATACAAGgtaaggaaaaaggaaaagtcaGTGAATTTATTGATCATCTACCAGGCATGCCAGATAATATCCGATATGATGGAGAAGGCCACTACTGGATTGCATTGGCAACG GGGCCCACACTTTCATGGCATTTAGCATACAGATACCCTTTCGTCCGGAAGTGCATAGCAATGATGGAGAAGTACATAGGGCGACCAAATATGGAGAAGAATGGAGGGGCTCTTGCCGTTGATTTGGAAGGAAAACCAACAGCTCACTACTATGATCCTGGACTGTCAATGGTTTCAAGTGCGATCAAGATCGGACATCATTTGTACTGTGGATCCCTTGTTGCCCCCAACATTATCCGCCTCAATTTGAGACAACATCCTGCCAGATAG